In bacterium, the sequence CACAGCGGAAGGGAGAGGGCTCCTTTTTTCAACTTTATTGCTCAGATTTCGTTTTTTTTCTTGACCTTTCTTGGATATCACACTGCACTCTTGGGCTTAAGTCGCTGCTTTGATGGTATTCTTATCACTTTAACTGCAATGACTGAAATGAAGCGCGTGATCGCTCACTCCAGGCGCTACTATTTTGATTTACTCTGGCATCTGGTGCGGCGCGACTTTAACCTGCGCTATAAAGGCTCGATTTTAGGCGCCCTGTGGCTTCTCGTGGTGCCTCTCATGCAGCTGATGACGCTGGTTTTTGTATTCAAACGCGTGATTCCGCTGGAAATCGATGCTTATCCGGCATTTGTATTTACGGCATTGTTACCATGGAGCTGGTTTAGCAGTTCGCTGACCACGGCAAGCGGTTTGTTTTTGAACAACCGTGATCTGGTAAGACGACCAAACTTTCCACCTTTTTTCCTGATCATCGTCAGCACATTTTCAAATCTTCTACTTTACCTAGCTGTATTGCCATTGGTGTTTGTGATGCTTTTCTTGTACGGACATCATGTTTCCTGGACAGTGATGCTTTTCCCTCTGCTCATACTTGTAGAAAGCACTTTGATTTTCGGGCTTGGTCTGATGATTGCAAGTTGGAACGTCTTCTACAGGGATGTGCAGCAGATTACAAGCGTGCTGCTGACTTTGATGTTCTGGATCACTCCTGTTTTCTACAGGCCTCATGCCGTGGACCAAAAATATCAGTTTCTATTTGAAATCAATCCTATGTCGGTGCTTGTAAAAAGTTATCGCGACATATTGTTTTATTCGCGCCCACCGGATTGGGGACCATTCCTGTACACGGTGGTCTTCAGTTTGGTAATAGCGATTCTGGGATACACAATTTATGTTCGGCAGTTGGACGATGTGTTTGACGCGTTGTGATGTTGGGAGAATGAGATGTCCGTAGTTCTTTCGGCGGAATCTGTTTCCAAGCAATTTCGCATTCATCACAGCCGTCCAAGTACTCTAAGGGAATCGCTGGTCCGTAGAATGACCGGGCAACATGATCCCGGGCGGAGTCTTTGGGCGCTTAGAGATGTCAGCTTCGAAGTGTCCGGT encodes:
- a CDS encoding ABC transporter permease; its protein translation is MTEMKRVIAHSRRYYFDLLWHLVRRDFNLRYKGSILGALWLLVVPLMQLMTLVFVFKRVIPLEIDAYPAFVFTALLPWSWFSSSLTTASGLFLNNRDLVRRPNFPPFFLIIVSTFSNLLLYLAVLPLVFVMLFLYGHHVSWTVMLFPLLILVESTLIFGLGLMIASWNVFYRDVQQITSVLLTLMFWITPVFYRPHAVDQKYQFLFEINPMSVLVKSYRDILFYSRPPDWGPFLYTVVFSLVIAILGYTIYVRQLDDVFDAL